One genomic region from Nilaparvata lugens isolate BPH chromosome 3, ASM1435652v1, whole genome shotgun sequence encodes:
- the LOC111054845 gene encoding DNA polymerase delta catalytic subunit codes for MDKKRKQQFGKPAASGANKKTRNDEDEEFPSSFEAELAIMDQMDVDSMETDSLEIEKGQGPETVQTSEKWSRPKPPVIDPSKDKLIFQQLDVDHYTGGVLPNMPGSRVGPVPIMRMYGITKQGNSVCCHIHGFSPYFYVSAPSGFDETHCKPFKEALNRVILSDMRGNRDNVQVAVLAVEIVYRKNLFGYTGPDSSMFLKITVALPRFIAAGKRLLDRESVYPAFSGHTYRAFESNIDFDIRFMVDAGAVGCSWVELPAGKWQLRDRAVHRHANNALPSMSRCQLEVDVSWEQVICHAPEGEWADVAPFRILSFDIECAGRKGIFPEPNHDPVIQIANMVVCQGNPEPFIRNVFTLNTCAPIIGCQVISCEKEVDMLEKWAAFFREVDPDIITGYNINQFDFPYLINRSKHLNAKNFTFLGRIKDIRSVIKDQILQSKQMGKRENKYINFEGRVPFDLLLALIRDYKLRSYTLNAVSFHFLQEQKEDVHHSIISDLQNGTPQTRRRLAVYCLKDAYLPLRLLEKLMCIINYMEMARVTGVSLGSLLTRGQQIKVVSQLLRKAKEQDYLMPTYQSRVQDDQFEGATVIEPKKGYYADPIATLDFSSLYPSIMMAHNLCYTTLLQGNNRDQLGLTPDQYSKTPANNYFVKASVRKGLLPEILESLLSARKKAKADLKKETDPFKQKVLDGRQLALKISANSVYGFTGAQVGKLPCLEISGSVTSYGRAMIEQTKQEVEQRYCIANGYKHDANVIYGDTDSVMVKFGVKTLEEAMELGREAAEYVTQKFIKPIKLEFEKVYFPYLLINKKRYAGLYFTRTDTYDKMDCKGLETVRRDNCPLVANMLNTCLQKLLIDRDPDSAVNYAKQIISDLLRNNIDISQLVITKELAKSDYAAKQAHVELANKMKKRDPGNAPKLGDRVPYIIISASKGTPAYQKAEDPIYVLENSIPIDSNYYLENQLSKPLLRIFSPILGEKAESILLRGDHTRTKAVVTSRVGALAAFTKKKATCLGCKSVLPTAEEHSPLCKYCLKDEAKLYQKELTKFQDLEEKFCQLWTQCQRCQGSLHEEVLCTSRDCPIFYMRKKVQMDLVTQDKVIERFGDPTW; via the exons gGACCGGAAACTGTCCAAACGAGTGAAAAATGGAGCAGACCAAAACCGCCTGTCATCGATCCCTCCAAAGACAAACTGATTTTCCAGCAGCTAGATGTTGATCATTACACAG gCGGAGTTCTGCCGAATATGCCGGGCTCCCGTGTTGGCCCCGTGCCGATAATGAGAATGTACGGCATCACTAAGCAAGGAAACTCAGTTTGCTGTCACATACATGGATTCTCACCCTATTTCTATGTATCTGCACCATCTGGATTCGACGAAACACACTGCAAACCTTTCAAG GAAGCCTTGAACAGAGTGATCCTGTCAGATATGAGAGGCAACAGGGATAACGTTCAAGTGGCTGTGCTTGCTGTAGAAATCGTCTACAGGAAGAATCTATTCGGATACACCGGCCCAGACTCCAGCATGTTTCTCAAGATAACAGTCGCTCTTCCACGTTTCATTGCAGCTGGCAAACGATTACTCGACAGAGAaagtgtgtatccagcgttcaGTGGTCATACGTATCGAGCTTTTGAATCTAACATCGATTTCGACATAAG GTTTATGGTGGACGCGGGAGCGGTGGGCTGCAGCTGGGTGGAGCTTCCCGCCGGCAAGTGGCAGCTGCGAGACAGAGCGGTGCACCGCCACGCCAACAATGCTCTGCCCAGCATGTCGCGCTGTCAGCTGGAGGTCGACGTCAGCTGGGAACAGGTGATCTGTCATGCACCCGAAGGCGAGTGGGCAGATGTCGCGCCATTCCGCATTCTCAGCTTTGACATTGAGTGTGCCGGCCGAAAAG gtatATTCCCGGAGCCGAATCACGACCCGGTAATTCAAATAGCAAACATGGTTGTGTGCCAGGGCAATCCGGAGCCGTTCATTCGCAACGTCTTCACCCTGAACACGTGTGCGCCGATTATCGGCTGTCAAGTCATCAGCTGTGAAAAAGAAGTTGACATGCTTGAA aaatgGGCTGCATTTTTCCGTGAAGTAGATCCTGACATAATCACAGGCtacaatatcaatcaatttgaTTTCCCCTACTTGATAAACCGTTCTAAGCATCTGAATGCAAAGAATTTCACGTTCCTTGGAAGAATAAAGGATATCAG GTCAGTTATAAAAGATCAAATTCTGCAGAGCAAGCAGATGGGaaaacgagaaaataaatacataaattttgAAGGAAGAGTCCCTTTTGACCTTCTCTTG GCTTTAATACGTGACTACAAACTGCGATCTTACACTCTCAATGCCGTCAGTTTTCATTTTCTGCAAGAGCAAAAAGAAGACGTTCACCACAGTATCATCAGCGATCTGCAAAACGGAACACCTCAAACAAGACGAAG ATTGGCTGTCTACTGCTTGAAAGACGCCTACCTGCCTTTACGGTTGTTGGAGAAACTCATGTGTATTATCAATTACATGGAAATGGCAAGAGTTACTGGCGTCTCGTTGGGGAGCCTTCTAACCCGCGGGCAGCAGATCAAAGTTGTGTCTCAGCTACTGAGGAAG GCAAAAGAACAAGAttacttgatgccaacctaccAGAGTCGTGTTCAAGACGATCAATTCGAAGGCGCAACCGTTATTGAGCCGAAAAAAGGTTACTATGCGGATCCCATTGCAACACTCGATTTCAGTTCGCTGTATCCCAGTATCATGATGGCTCACAATCTTTGCTACACCACTTTGCTGCAAGGAAATAACAGAGACCAACTTGG TTTGACTCCCGACCAGTATTCGAAAACTCCAGCCAACAACTATTTTGTGAAAGCATCAGTGAGGAAAGGTTTGCTGCCTGAGATTCTGGAAAGTCTTTTGTCTGCGCGTAAAAAGGCAAAAGCTGacttgaaaaaagaaacagatCCATTCAAACAGAAAGTGCTAGACGGACGTCAGTTGGCCCTGAAGATCAGTGCCAATTCTGTATATGGCTTCACGGGAGCCCAGGTCGGCAAGCTGCCGTGTCTCGAAATTTCTGGC AGTGTGACGTCATATGGCCGTGCTATGATTGAGCAAACCAAACAAGAGGTGGAGCAGCGCTACTGCATTGCTAATGGATACAAGCATGACGCAAAT gtcatttatggtgatacagATTCAGTTATGGTTAAATTTGGAGTGAAAACCCTTGAGGAAGCTATGGAACTGGGTAGAGAAGCAGCTGAATACGTCACACAAAAATTCATCAAGCCTATCAAATTAGAATTCGAAAAG GTTTATTTCCCGTATTTGCTGATCAACAAGAAACGGTATGCTGGCCTCTACTTCACTCGAACTGATACGTATGATAAAATGGATTGCAAAGGTCTTGAAACAGTTCGAAGAGATAACTGCCCTCTAGTCGCTAACATGTTGAACACTTGCCTGCAAAAGTTATTGATCGACAG AGATCCGGATAGTGCTGTGAATTATGCAAAACAAATCATCAGTGACCTTCTGCGTAACAACATTGACATTTCTCAGCTTGTGATCACAAAAGAACTGGCCAAATCGGACTATGCTGCGAAACAGGCGCATGTCGAACTGgccaataaaatgaagaaacgAGATCCTGGAAATGCTCCCAAGCTTGGTGATCGAGTGCCTTACATTATCATCTCGGCAAGCAAGGGAACACCAGCTTACCAAAAAGCTGAG gACCCAATATATGTTTTGGAAAACAGTATACCTATCGACTCGAACTATTATTTGGAAAACCAACTGTCCAAACCTCTTCTGCGTATTTTCTCTCCAATTCTCGGTGAAAAGGCTGAATCAATTCTTCTAC GTGGTGATCATACAAGGACAAAGGCAGTTGTAACATCGCGAGTTGGTGCTCTCGCCGCCTTCACCAAGAAGAAGGCCACCTGTCTGGGCTGCAAAAGTGTACTTCCCACCGCCGAAGAACATTCGCCACTTTGCAAGTACTGTCTCAAAGATGAGGCGAAACTCTATCAGAAAGAACTCACCAA ATTTCAAGACTTGGAAGAAAAGTTCTGCCAGTTGTGGACACAATGTCAAAGATGTCAAGGAAGTTTACATGAGGAAGTACTGTGTACTAG TCGAGATTGCCCGATTTTCTACATGAGGAAGAAAGTTCAAATGGATCTGGTTACTCAGGACAAGGTCATTGAGAGATTCGGTGATCCAACTTGGTAG